In Carassius auratus strain Wakin chromosome 41, ASM336829v1, whole genome shotgun sequence, the DNA window atttataatatgaatgtgaaatgtgaatgaaatactttttaactttaatttattatAGTCATTTACTGGTACAACATCACTGCCAAATCCCCAACAACCCCAGTCCTCCcaatttctttaaagcattttaatgaCACATGGTAAACATATAGAAAACGTTTTGACTCAAAATactttttctgaaagaagaatgctcaatactactactactactactactaataataataataataataaataatttcttgATGATTaaagtaagaatttttttttttatttgactaaagtcttaaacccaaagagatattctttataaaagttaagacttgtccacaccccCCTTAAAACACCTTGTGGAAAACCCCCAAACCCCGCCGCCCCCCACCACCcccacgcccccacatgtctacatcaatGTCTGGGAAGATTgtcataacaccgcccaaatgtttacacaaagaaagaatgattaactttgattctcgttgtagtattgttgccGCCGTGATGTCTTGAAGattctgtgtgtttcattgtgaaagtgaaattactttgtttggtcttcaaaaaaaggacacaactagaaattagtggttaagttgtatctacaacactgttccaaaacagttcaaccaaaatattcagatgtgtgcagcgcattttatggagaacaaaggctgtttctaaaaaaaaaagattttttttataattattattatttattttttgtctcatCGCGCTGGAACACGGCATCACATGGTAAGAGCATAACATTTCCCTCACATGCTTGAATAATTCAActaatcacaaagcactggacaGCTGCAATCAACATACACCTTGCTTTTCTAttcgatgagctttgtaaaaatttacgcgtttcagaaaggcaggatatagaggagaaacaataatgtactgtacattatgtgtttttaacctttaaccgcataaacacattgtattacattaaatacaccaaataatgttctttttagcaacattataCGAACCCTTTAATATGACTATTGTTTACAGTGATTAGataacttataaatcaaattACAGAAACCCACATACTGTCAAAATAAGAGGAAATGAAGCACGTGCAAGTGTTgcttggggaaaaaaacacatagGATATACAGTATCATACCTGGCCAGCAAGCAATATCAAGCCCTACTCTTTCCCCTAGCCTCTCACTTTTAGTTTTCATCATCCTGCTCTccaaatttaaacaaaatgtacagtattataGTCAGTTTATAAGTTGATAAATTATAAGAGAtttatattacacattttaaaacacattcgaGAATGAGCTTATAGAAATCAAACTTAAATGGGTTTATTTTGACATCTCTTGTTTGCTGTATTGTTACATAGCTACTTGTCATGTCAATTGAAACTTCTACAGTGGcaataaacattcaaatgaatCCAACATAGTTTGCTCTTGATATTCCATGCCATTTATGTCGAAGTATAAGGGAACAATGCCGTGGAATCTACAATATAAACATAAGAGCTCATTTGTTCTTTCATAGtgacctaaaaaaacaaaaaaaaaacaaaacaagacattgCTATATTAGTGTGACACTGAATCTGGAAAAAAATGAGAGTAGAATCCCCTACAAGTGGTTACAGCTGTGGGACAGCAGGGTGCACCTGACCTGTCCTTCCCACTTTCACTTTgtccttttttttgtcttaaacaTGGTGAATCATAGAGCAGAGGTCAGCATATGAAGCAGACACAAGCACGCGAGCCGTGTGACAGTGTTTGAGCATTAGCTGAGTAGAAACACATTGTGGTGGATCTGTTGTCCCTGCTGGATGCCTGTTTGAACAGGTGGAACCGTAGGGGCCAAATGACCCCTGAGAAAATGATTACATAATGACCAACACATCATTACCTTACATATGTCAACACCGCACAGCACACAAGGTCAATACAGCTTTGAATCTCTCCTTCTGTCCAGCCGATCAGTTCTATTCAGCACGAATTGTTGTTTTCAGTCTGTGCCGTTTCAGCTGAAATGTTCTAATCCATGGTCAAGGACTTAACGCTCAGTTAAACGCAGTCATGTTTAATATGATTACGCTGTTTTAAGTTCTGAAATGATGTAATGGATGGTGTTTGAATGCAACAAAGTGCAGCAGAGACAGGGTATGAAATTGTAGGTCAGTCGGAGAGGACTGGAGGGATAGAGTCGAGATATTATAGAGGTATAAAAGATTCTTTAGAGTAGAGAGGGGAGGAGAGAAAGCGAGAGGGCTCCTTGAGTCTCAGGAGCTGTGACTCTTGAGTCAGTGATTATGAGCTCTTTCAGTATGTAGATAACAATCTGAACAGCATGGTTAggagtttgtgtgagagagagtaatTACAACCTCAATTAAACAAGAGAATCTGCTATTAGGGTCAAGAGCCCGATCACACTAAATCACTGATTCAACTCTGCCACTTCATCTCTCCCTTTgtcttttctgtctgtttttcagaCTGTTTCTGTTTTCCCCTTTGTCCATGTTCTCCACTATTACTGTCTCTGGTTTTTGTTGCTAATTTTTAGCTTCATGGAACTTTTGATATGAGCTGCAGAATTAAGTCTGCTTGGAGATCACCGCTCCCGGCTAATAAATATTCATGAGCGCACAGTCAACCATTTCCCCCATCTACTGAAGGTCAGCCTTTCTGTGTTGTCCACTTGGGCCTTGACTTATTTGAGAATCTGTACATTGGAAAAGCGCTTCAGGGCCCTTTGTATCCCATGGGAGGTGTTTAAAGATTATACAAACAGCAATGCATTACCTGTTACAATTTGCAACCAGGTTTACTCAATATTTTCCATAAAGTGTGTtccatattttgtatttttggaaaaTGGGATTTTTTCTCCCATCGTAATTATTTCAGTTAGGTTAACTGCGGTAATTAAAATGTGgactaattattaaataattcattatgtTTCTTTAAGCTGCTGTAAACAATTTTTATGGAATGGCACTTAAAATATCACCTGAGAGATCGCACTGAATatcacaaatacataaataaataaagtgactgCGATCCATCTAATTACATCAGTGGCCGTACTACCTGTCAATCATTCTGCACGTTCACGGTGATAGACTAGTAGTTCAAACAGCGTTATGATGcgacataaattattattattttttattatttttttctttccatgtgggttagatagctaagtaaatgtgtgtactgtatgtttatgtgtgcataAACTTATGAATTTGGTCGTTTTATTGTTTTGCTTCTGCAGGAAAACGATATGTATATATGGTATAAAGACTTACTATAGATAGACTTCTGGCTTTCTATCATGTTATTGTTGTGATTTTTCAGGAAACCtgaaaatataaagatatatgtatgtatgtatacacatacacaaaaaggaaaatgaaTGAGGAAGGAATGAGGAAAAAGAAGCCATAGGGATGAAAAAAGAAGTTATAGTTTCCTGTGTTTTATTAAAAGCTAAATGGATGAAAATGGGGACTTCCTGGTTTTATCGATAGGATCCCATTACTTTAAACATTACAGGGTCATGTTTAAGGTGGAGAGGCTTTTGGGCTGCTTGATGGTGATGTCTCATTATGTAATGACATATTTCGACCCTTGTATGCCATGTCCAGTGTGTTCATATGTGTGAATCCCCATAATGCCCATTTAATGACCATACTAGCAATTTTCTACCCATGTTTGTGTCCATCACAACATGCAAGTGAATTTGTGTGTAAGCTTATGTTTATATTTGTGAGTATATAGTTATATCAGTGTGCGCTTTGGGTTCTCTGCTTATATGGAAAAGCTTAATTCCACCTTTGTGAATCAATAATACATCTCTATTAAGATCCGTTGGGCTTTATTAGGGAACATATGCTGTGTTGCAGTGCAGTTTTGGCAATGTAATTAATGGGCTGGGTGGGCCAATTAAATTTGGGTCCTTTATGGGTGTGCTGATTGCTATGTTTAGGGCCTGAATTTCAATGAATGCCTCCCAAACATTCCTACCTTCTTAGGGGAGTATGTGCGTGCCTGCATAACATTTGCTTGCATGAGGGAGATGCTTGTGCTTGTTCCCGTGTGTCGGCTGGAGGTGGCTTCAGCAATATAATTACTGCTCATAAATTACCCTTGAGATCTTTTTAACCCACCTATACTTTATTGTGATAATAATGATTAGAGACATACAAAAAGGCACTGGGATGAGGGTTAGTTCACAGGGCTCGGGTCAGCCTTCTGTCTTTAAATCAGCACATCTGCTCTGTGGTAAGATCCACTTTCAGATTACAGTGATTTCTGTGTGAAACTGTGATTTTTGTTCTCAGGTATGTCTAGTGTTAAATATGTATTGTCTGTTGACATTTAATGGAATACAGTGCAGATGGATGTTCTGAATCTCAGTGCAGTTTATCAATTTGAGATAATATAGGTGGTCAGATATTAATGACATTAATGAAGCTAGGTATGTTTATGTTGAtatgtttagatttatttaaaaaaatatgtaggtGTTGTGAATAACTGCGATTAACTTTCCTGGTCGAGCTCACTGTTTGATTATAGATTGATATCCACAATATACAGCCtcggccaaaagttttgagaatgacacaatatatatacatatatttttttttttttacaaagcctGCTGCCAAAGTTTTTATGTTGGCAATTTGAATATAGTCCAGAATGTCACgaagagtgatcagatgaattgcaATTAACCTGTTAAAAGGTTAATGTTAAAAGTCCCTGTTcgccataaaaaaaaacatttccactgCATTTCAGCCCTGCCACAAAAGGACCAGCTGACATCATGTCAGTGATTCTCTTATTAACACAGGTGAGAGTGTTGATAAGGACAAGGCTAGAGATCACTCTGTCATGTTGATTGAGTTAGAATAAAAGACTGGAAGCTTTAGAATGAGGGTGgtgcttgaaatcattgttcttcctTTGTTAACTATGGCTGCCTGCAAGGAAACACATGCAGTTATCATTGCTTTGTACAAAAAGGGATTCACAGGCAAGGATAATGCTGCTAGTAAGGTTGCACCTAAATCAATCATTTATCGGATCATCAAAAACTTCAAGGGGAGAGGTTCAATTGCTGTGAAGAAGGTTTCAGGGCACccaagaaagtccagcaagcACCAGGGTTGTCTCCTCAAGTTGaatgctcaggaatggcagcaggcagaTGTGAGTGGACTTACTCAGAATTTTGCCTAAGAACACaaccatgaataaagaatggtacaaAAACAACCTCAAGAGCAACTACTCCCAACCATCCAAGAACAGTTTGGTAAGGAACTATGccttttccagcatgatggagcaccttTCCATAGACAAAAGATATAATTAAGTGGCTCTGGGAACAAAACATAAACATTCTGGGTTCATGGCCAGGAAACTCCCCAGACCCATTAGCCGagtttccactgtcgggctaaAAACAAGCGTGTTAATGCGTGCTAGGGCcagtcgtgtttccactgtcacttccgatgcttgatcgtgcctcgccggggcttcctcggggccaactgCCAGGGTTTTTGGCCCCACAAAAAACTTGGGCCAATGctggccagctggggctagaggagtggttatgaacaaaggcggagtttctccgtgtctggagagcgtcagcaccGCGGatgatttcagaaagataacagctataacaccagcattaaaaactttttaaaataagttgagctcaaaactcactttcagtcatcagtgaatgtttgaaatgACTTGATCCGATGTgtattataatcactaaacaaggcagaaatatttataagcgatgcaaaagactaaACGCTAAACATTAATGTTACCTTAGTAAACATGataaatgcaaccacttggagaaatcagacgtcagcttcttattctctatcacaatcgtgaatttatttagtaacttatattaactgtcataagtctcgtctcgagagtttaactccacgtagcctatcataaaaatataataatgttatttgttTGGGAGATTTTTTAAAGATAGAGATataatcattcattcaaaatgtgacgtataggctactgctacaaatgaacagaaaacagACTCGagtgaataagcaggctatttttaTAACGcttaagcgttaaaaataaatagaatagaaataaaacatttatttctgtgtgacttaTTTTGAgttctgataaattaattcattatgatcaatgtatcacttactCTGTAGTAAAACATTGgtgcttttgaatttaaatatttaacaaagcatgcaaacaaatggacgcttttatcatgtttgttttatgATCGCGCAtattccagtgacttatttcttagttttctgataacttctctttgttggtgacaTGATGGGGTTTcgtgacgttgttcctgagaggcgtgtaaagggcgtgttttagtgaagcgcagcgGTGCTTCAGGACCGACTGTGGAAAAGCTGCGCTATTCTGGCATCGGTGCTATtggcccgaggctattagccccacctggcccgttttaagccctggctcgcactggcccgacagtggaaacacggctattgagAACTTATGGTCAATCCTCAAGAGAGgggtggacaaacaaaaacccacacATTCTGACAAACTTCAAGCATTGAATATGCAAGAATGGGCTGCCATCAGTCAGGATATGGCCCTGAAGTTGATCGACAGCATGCCAGGGTGAATTGCAGAGGTCTTGAAAAAGAAGGGTCAATACTGAAAATAGTATTtgcataaaattattttcattgtcaATAAAAGCCTTTGACACTTATGAAATTCTTGTATTTATACTTCAGTATACCATAGCACGGCTGTGGCTACGGCTGTATGCTCAAGTAGAGGTTTCGTCATTCAAAGTAAAGTTTTTGTCATACAGTGTAATGCAAATTTTCTGTTATTCTGTCAtccattatacagtatattacagtatCACTGTATAGATAGCAATTTGTTAAATaaggaatttatatattttaatgcattttctgtgtgtgttactgatttattttagatttagtttttaggCACTGCATGCAAAGCCAGTAGCTATAAAATAATATCTTAAGAATCAGAATAATAGCTAATCAATGTTTCTGAAAAGAGAGTATACCATGCtactgtgattattatttttcaacATCAGCTTCTGCTGTCAGTTACTCAGTTACTAACTAAATAAATGATATAGACTAATACTATAAACATTTCAACAATATATTTTCTGCCTTTTTGGCAAAACATCATTGAGTGAAACAAACCATCGTTATTCCGcataacagatttatttttacattattaaaatatacaaaaaatttgTATAGTGATCTGATCatacaaaattgtattattatttgaaagattttcacttctttctttcctttccatTTCCTCTAAAACCTTGTTGCTTACAAGAACAGTGGGTAAAACCTGAAGAATATTGGCAAAGTATAAAGATTTAATAGATCAAGTAGTTAGTATTTTGGTGCATTTTAATAAGTCATTCAATGATTCTTGCTCTAAATATGACTGACTAGATTTGGTTTGGGGTATATAATATTGTTACACTATAAAATTGTTTAACTGAATAGCATTTTAGTGGATGTCTATTGTAAATCATTGTAAAAATATATGATtgccatgctttttttttcttgcttataaaaataaaattccccAGGACACATTCTAATttggaaaaacaaaatgtaaaatgtaatacaaaaaaagttctaGACTATGACGACAAAGTCTGTGAAAGTCACGcccatttgtgatgctctctgccCCATTAGCATATAATATGCAGCCCAGAGTGAGAAGCTGCggtccgccattactgttctcttgctgtagctgctggagatacTATACTAATACTATgctttgtgctaacattttacaccagactgcctcacaaacgagggtcagttcagcgctggagttgtgcaaagattgcttctgaaagagggatcaaTACCAACGCTTCATGTGCAAATGTCCAGACAAAGTAAGAATCacgcatcatattttgttttccaaaaaagcTTCTTGGTTCTCTGTAAGGCTTCTGTTGCTAAAGCTATCATTGTCTCAGCCTGTTTGCACTAATGCTGCCTTTACGTGCTACAAGAATGATTGTGTGAATAGGAATGTGATAGTTAAAAATTTGTGTTTGGAAGCAATGTGTGAGGTCAGTAACCCAATCACAGTAACACCTGTCTGCCGCGAGCATGAATTTGAAGCTCCACACTCATCTGAGAAGGGAGTAGGGTTGCCAGGTTATCACAATAAAACCCTCCCGCGGACATGGAAAGCAACCcgcggcaacagtgttaaagaagCCCAAATCCGCGGGACTTGGCAACATTGGAGGGGAGGCGGGAGCACccgctcattttcatttaaaggggacatacacataaacagagcattttggctcataccctaaaagtggcaatttcaagaAGCTATAAAGCTATaaaaagctataaaaaataaagtgttgtatTTTGAGACAAAACTTAACAAACACACCTTAGGGACAacagagaacaatttaaaatattgaatcaaatgcattctatggcacctttaaagtgtaatataaTTAATGCATGAAAACCTTATTTCATCTTTCACCCAGATTCATGGAAAATAAAAGTtgaattttttatgaatatactaaccactctttttaaaataatgaaagtgGATGAGGATTGTTTTAAAGTGATACAAAACccctataaaatataataaagaggTCAAATCATGCACAATATTAGGTATtataatttaaagcattttattcaattatgctgtatatatttttttctgatagaGAGAGCTAATCTTTTCCTCTGCCTGCACTAGTAGTACTGCTGTAAccttttttctaattaaatttatACATCAGAAATGTtctcatgagagagagagaaactgggaTAGGAAGGAGGGGCAGCAAGGGAAAGGAAGAGAGAATGCTGAAGATAGtgagaaatagaaagaaagaaagagtgagccAGAGCTGTTACAGAACAGCCTGGAGTCATTTGAGCGCTACTAGAGGACTTCAGGAAACATGGATTTAATCTTTGCTTTCCACATCCCTTCGctagaaagataaaaagaaggAAATAAAACGCTAGGAACGAATGAATATAGGAATAGCCACAGGAGAAAGCAGCAAGAATCTTTGCAATTATATGTGAAAAGAAAAGGTGAATATGACAGAAAAATGCAGTTCCTAGAACGCTTAAAGCTTACAACATGCCTACGCTCAGACTTTTGTTTACAAAGtcactttttattgatttttttgggGTCTTTTACTCTTCACAAAGAAAGTGAGGAAATATTGAATTATAATGTATTAATCCCTAAATTCcctacatatatgtgtgtgtatatacagtacacacattaaaaacaatatttgaaatataaaaatatttaaaaatgtaccgtaaatgcattttattgccTTCAGTGTCAAAAATCAATGTTAAAGGGattgtaatattttgaatatggatatttttcttacaaatacacattaattcgctacaggaggcctttgttcacccacCGGATCCATgcaagacagtttttttttttttttttatgaatgggcGTTtcttatttaacttcttttggactgatgcatgcaacacctgctgagtggcattaaacagcttgaaagatcaaagacaattctCAATAATAAAACTCCAGCTGGATTAgtctaaaagaagaaaatcatatacacctaggataacTTGAGGGTGAGAAATGTATGGgcttttcatttctgggtgaactaaccctttaagtcagcATTAGATGATGGTAAAGATAATAATGTAATAGTGCAAATGAGCATTACATATATCtgatgactaaaaaaaaaaaaaacagtgtggaACCAGAGCATCATGCATCCCTTAGAaagtttattataaaacatatgtgATGATATGGCACTTTCAACATTCCTCTGTTTGTATGAATGGATTGAAATGAactaatgatgtgagtgagtttGGGGTGGGGCTACTTGTTTTTTCAACTTATGGCAGGAATGACAAACTTCCCCTGAATAACCAAAGACAAACACAGAATATCATCAATGGCATCCTACAAACACAgatgttatataaatgttaaataacacataATGCTTAGTCCATGGTCTTTAGTCTTATCACATTAAGTATATTGATAATGTTTTTGCTATGTGCTGCACGACTAAACAATCAATTGCATTCCGCCAATGTATTGATACAGGGTCAAAGGTTATAACCCGTAAACCACTAGAAAATTTCAGCGAGTCACTCACGATTGCCATAATCCATATGATCGGGTTTCACTGAATCAGTCTATTGATTATGTCAGTAGAGGCTTTTCATCTGTGTTCAGGTGCGTCTGTGGTCCCCTTCATGTTTATAGGCAGTGAATAGGAATAGACCatttgttcaaagcattttggtAAGGTCTGTGCGAAACGTGAACTAAGGCACAATGGTTTCACTTCATCAGAAGCCAGAGtcttttacataatatttacaatGTCGAATGCCAGCCTCTGCATGGAAGACAAGCGCATCCAGTTGGAATGTTGAGCAAGAGAGTGACAAAGCTCAATGTCTTTTAAGTTTTGATTAGAAGAGAAAGTCCAAGTCCAGAATATTGCTAAATGTTGGCACTGGCAGTGGTCGATGCAGTCTGAGGATGGAGAATGTGTGTTATTCCGGGGTCGAGTTTAATCTCAAAGGACTTTTGAGGGAGGAAGGGCAGGGCGGAGAGTCAGCAATGTCTACAGTATTTACCCCCATCTTTTTCAGTGACGATTCATCCGTGACAGAGATGGAGCGAGTGTAGCTGGGGCGCTTTGGAGGAGCAGAGTCTGGGAAGCAGAGAAGAAGAGTTTTTGTCACAAGTGCTTCTGATTTACCATACCATGCTGCAAAAGTGTTGTTAGATGAGTCATGATGACTTCCATTTTAATAATGAAGAAGCATCTGCTGATTAAACTGTAACAGTTGTGATGCAGTATAAAACGTTCACCAACAGAGGGCAGTGTGGACACTGAGAGAGGACAGttagttcacattgttaaatctACATTCCattccatttacatttattcatttggcagacacttttatccaacgCGTGTATTCAAGCGGTACATTTTATCAATTGCTCTGTTTTtcttgggaatcgaacccatgaccgtGGCGTTGCTAGTGCCACACTCTAGTTTAAGCTACAGGAAGGCTTAAATCTGTTCACACTCAAATTTGAATATGGAAATGTtagaatgaaaatgaattaaaaatacttttggtTCTGCACTACTTCTAGGCCATTGAAAAAACCCAATTTTGTGATACATTCTGTTGATTTTGCCATGAATATAGCCATTGCTGCTGATTTGATGTTAAATCATAAATAAGTAAATCCAAGAAGTTCATTGCTAGTAGTATAATTTCAGCATACCTGTGCAGGTAATGTCACTATTGAGTTTGCTGTTGGTTTCCTCCTGCTGTTTTTTCTCGTACTCTCTCACCTGCTCGATTGTCATTCCTGCATGCACAAATATTGGTTATGCATTTACTGTGTATTTGTGAAGGATTAAGATAGATAACGTACATGTCGGGTACCAAACAAGGGATCAGGATTCGTGTGTGTATAACAGAGCATGTGGTTAATTATGGTAATGAAGCATTGCAATACATCTCATTTACCATGCCACTCGTCAATCCATGCCACCGCCTGTCTGTGTCCCACCAACAGAATGTCACGAATGTTCTATGATGAATCATAAACATGCCACAATATGACAGATGATGGGATTACATGACTAAACAGCATGATGTAATGCATGGGATGTTATGGTCAGTACCCTGTGAATGAAGTCCTCTGTTCGCCCCTGGAAGCCATAGACCTCAAAACTACAGGAGACTCTCTTGTAGGAGCACATGATGGGTTTAGTGGTGTCCCTCCAGCCTTCCACTAGGGGTCCCCGGCCTGTTTTCTGTGACACCCAGTTGCTCAGATCCTATTTGTTTTAAGAACATACACATTACCTGCTGAGTGAGTGGATCATTGCTTGttcttgtggtgtgtgtgtgtgtgtgtgtgcataaattACTATCCAGGGTGACATTACATTTCACAGTGGATCATGTGGTGACCCATTTTTAAAGCGTTAGAGGCACAAATCTCATTCTTTTGGTAGTGAGACCGTTTAGATATGTTTGATTAAGTATTATCTAAAATGAACCTAGCATTAATAGGGGGCAGTATTATATTTTGGTATCAGAACTGTTTTAAATGAGTGGTTCGGTTTTAAACAATGAAAATCTTTTACTACACGATCTGGAATTGATATTCAGTTAATTGTCATACAAGCTGTTATGAATAATTAACTCATTTTAATTAGCAGAAATGTAATAGTTAGATGTTTCACTGTTGGTGCATGCGTTGATTGTCTCCTGTTACAACAAGTGTAAAATTTCCTTAAAATTGTGACATAAGAATTAACATAATTTGGACCCTTTTAAAGCTTGACAAG includes these proteins:
- the LOC113059933 gene encoding cytoplasmic phosphatidylinositol transfer protein 1-like isoform X1 — protein: MLMKEYRICMPLTVDEYKIGQLYMISKHSSEQSGGGEGVEVVRNEPCTDPKHGAGQMTEKRIYLNSKLPTWIRKFVPMVFYITETAWNFYPYTITEYTCSFLPRFHVRIETSFKNDNGCSENVFGDDLTPKDSVCFLDILSDPIPDKHYKKAEDLSNWVSQKTGRGPLVEGWRDTTKPIMCSYKRVSCSFEVYGFQGRTEDFIHRNIRDILLVGHRQAVAWIDEWHGMTIEQVREYEKKQQEETNSKLNSDITCTDSAPPKRPSYTRSISVTDESSLKKMGVNTVDIADSPPCPSSLKSPLRLNSTPE
- the LOC113059933 gene encoding cytoplasmic phosphatidylinositol transfer protein 1-like isoform X2 encodes the protein MIVGYKIGQLYMISKHSSEQSGGGEGVEVVRNEPCTDPKHGAGQMTEKRIYLNSKLPTWIRKFVPMVFYITETAWNFYPYTITEYTCSFLPRFHVRIETSFKNDNGCSENVFGDDLTPKDSVCFLDILSDPIPDKHYKKAEDLSNWVSQKTGRGPLVEGWRDTTKPIMCSYKRVSCSFEVYGFQGRTEDFIHRNIRDILLVGHRQAVAWIDEWHGMTIEQVREYEKKQQEETNSKLNSDITCTDSAPPKRPSYTRSISVTDESSLKKMGVNTVDIADSPPCPSSLKSPLRLNSTPE